The Paenibacillus uliginis N3/975 genome has a window encoding:
- a CDS encoding carbohydrate ABC transporter permease, whose protein sequence is MNLKSNMKKVSDSAAGPIHAIGGWYERYNPVEKAKHWLWIITRTVLLFGICFIILYPILTKVSIALRDKQDLFDSTVVWIPRNLTLDNIKTVFGYLNYTEAVRNTFILSMVTSVLQLISCALAGYGFARLKFRGSGILFGVVIFTIVVPPQTIMVPTYLHYRFFDVFGLYQLFTGKHGINLLESFWPFFISSGLAMGLKNGLYIFIFRQFFRSLPKDLEEAAYVDGAGILKTFAQVMLPNAVPAIATVMLFSFIWQWNDSYFVNLFAPNYTLLSRMLDLLPGTVRPEYVGGVSHMSLYLNTGTLLGILPIFFLYLFAQKYFVESVERTGLVG, encoded by the coding sequence ATGAACCTCAAATCAAACATGAAAAAAGTTAGCGATTCAGCTGCCGGCCCCATTCACGCAATCGGTGGCTGGTATGAACGTTATAATCCGGTTGAAAAAGCGAAACATTGGCTCTGGATCATTACCCGCACAGTGCTATTGTTTGGCATTTGTTTTATAATTCTGTACCCAATCCTTACCAAGGTTTCGATAGCTCTTCGCGACAAACAAGATCTGTTTGACTCCACTGTGGTGTGGATTCCGCGTAATTTGACCCTGGACAATATCAAGACGGTATTTGGGTATCTCAACTACACGGAAGCAGTGCGCAACACGTTTATTTTAAGTATGGTTACCTCGGTGCTTCAGCTCATTTCATGCGCTTTGGCCGGATATGGATTTGCCAGACTTAAATTCCGGGGAAGCGGTATTTTGTTCGGTGTTGTTATCTTTACGATTGTAGTACCGCCACAGACGATTATGGTTCCGACCTATTTGCACTACCGGTTTTTTGATGTGTTCGGTCTGTATCAGCTGTTTACTGGAAAGCATGGTATTAATCTGCTAGAGAGCTTTTGGCCATTTTTCATTTCCTCAGGGCTCGCCATGGGGCTTAAAAATGGTCTGTACATTTTTATATTCCGGCAGTTTTTCCGTTCTTTACCCAAGGATTTGGAGGAGGCGGCTTATGTGGATGGTGCAGGAATTTTGAAGACCTTTGCCCAGGTCATGCTCCCTAATGCTGTGCCTGCCATTGCTACGGTGATGCTGTTCTCCTTCATTTGGCAGTGGAATGACAGCTATTTCGTCAATCTGTTTGCACCGAACTATACACTCTTGTCACGTATGCTCGATTTGCTCCCGGGTACAGTACGCCCTGAATATGTCGGCGGGGTATCTCACATGTCCCTATACTTGAATACCGGTACGCTGCTGGGCATCTTGCCGATTTTTTTCCTCTATCTTTTCGCTCAGAAGTACTTTGTTGAAAGTGTGGAACGAACCGGATTGGTAGGGTAA
- a CDS encoding Gfo/Idh/MocA family protein, whose product MTKKIGFIDYFLDEWHAEKYPEWIESASGGAMKVTCAYGKIDSPTGRSNAQWCADKGIQLRSSIEEVIEESDYLIVLSPDHPEFHEELSQLPLRSGKPTYVDKTFAPDRQTAIALFETAREHGTPLYSSSALRFAAEYMETERIGIETICSVGPGRYENYSIHQIEPIVSLMGSDVKRVMYIGTANSPALLIEFGNGRKATVNHFGWECPFTLTLNYESGQAKIVKPESNYFGSFISQMLQFFESGEPIVEPAETVAIITIIEYGLKAAETPYQWVELPS is encoded by the coding sequence ATGACGAAAAAAATCGGATTCATCGATTATTTTCTTGATGAATGGCATGCAGAAAAATACCCAGAATGGATTGAGAGCGCTTCGGGCGGCGCGATGAAAGTGACATGCGCCTACGGTAAAATAGACTCTCCAACCGGACGAAGCAATGCTCAGTGGTGTGCGGACAAGGGCATTCAGCTCCGCTCTTCCATTGAAGAAGTCATCGAGGAGAGCGATTATCTGATCGTTCTCTCTCCCGATCACCCCGAATTCCATGAAGAGCTGTCGCAGCTTCCGCTCCGATCAGGTAAACCAACTTACGTTGATAAAACATTTGCCCCCGACAGGCAGACCGCGATCGCCCTGTTCGAGACTGCACGTGAGCACGGTACCCCACTCTATTCCAGTTCAGCTCTCCGGTTTGCAGCCGAATATATGGAGACCGAACGCATCGGAATCGAAACCATTTGCAGTGTCGGACCTGGACGGTATGAAAATTACTCAATTCATCAGATTGAACCGATTGTGTCTCTCATGGGCAGTGACGTCAAACGTGTGATGTATATCGGGACAGCAAATTCACCTGCACTGCTGATTGAATTTGGAAACGGCCGTAAGGCAACAGTTAACCATTTTGGATGGGAATGCCCTTTTACACTAACTTTGAATTATGAGTCCGGGCAGGCCAAAATCGTAAAACCTGAGTCTAATTATTTCGGCTCATTCATATCTCAAATGCTGCAGTTTTTTGAAAGTGGCGAGCCGATAGTCGAGCCTGCGGAGACGGTTGCCATCATTACCATCATCGAATACGGCTTGAAAGCAGCTGAGACACCCTATCAATGGGTGGAGCTTCCGTCCTGA
- a CDS encoding Gfo/Idh/MocA family protein: MEKTKVAIIGCGTIAKSAHIPAYLNNPNAEIKYFCDYYKENAERFVKEYGCGIAVQDYRDILDDPEIEAVSVCTPNNAHAIVSIDFLRAGKNVLCEKPAARTYAEALEMQRVQHEMGKVLNIGVVNRFNKGVNIIKSLIESGELGELYHVYASFRAHRSIPGLGGAFTTKAIAGGGVMIDWGVHFLDVVMYCSGDPTPKTVTAQTYSKLGRDMKNYTYMNMWAGPPKYEGTYDVDDFVTAVIRTEGPSITMNGAWAQNIGEEEMYIDFLGDKAGIRLQYGGDFKMYSSKNGALLETSPKFNAGDHFQNEIDAFLECIHTGEKLPSHIDTVIVTAKMIQAIYDSSEQQKEIIFD; the protein is encoded by the coding sequence ATGGAAAAAACGAAAGTGGCCATCATCGGATGCGGAACGATAGCCAAATCGGCACATATTCCTGCATATCTGAATAACCCAAACGCGGAAATAAAATATTTCTGTGATTATTACAAGGAAAATGCAGAGCGTTTCGTGAAAGAGTATGGGTGTGGTATAGCAGTACAGGATTACCGTGACATTTTGGACGATCCGGAAATTGAGGCTGTCTCCGTCTGTACGCCGAACAATGCACATGCTATCGTCTCAATCGATTTTTTACGTGCAGGCAAAAATGTTCTCTGTGAAAAACCTGCTGCCCGAACGTATGCCGAAGCCCTGGAAATGCAAAGAGTTCAGCATGAAATGGGTAAAGTGCTCAATATCGGAGTGGTCAATCGCTTCAACAAAGGTGTTAATATTATAAAAAGTCTGATCGAAAGTGGCGAGCTTGGAGAGCTTTACCACGTCTATGCCAGCTTCCGTGCCCACCGTTCTATCCCTGGTCTTGGAGGCGCTTTCACAACAAAAGCCATTGCAGGCGGCGGTGTAATGATCGATTGGGGGGTACACTTTCTTGATGTGGTTATGTACTGTTCAGGAGATCCAACACCAAAGACGGTAACCGCTCAAACCTATTCCAAGCTCGGCCGGGATATGAAGAATTACACCTATATGAACATGTGGGCTGGCCCTCCTAAATACGAAGGCACTTACGATGTCGATGATTTTGTCACAGCCGTCATCCGTACAGAAGGCCCCAGCATCACAATGAATGGTGCCTGGGCACAGAATATCGGCGAAGAAGAAATGTACATTGATTTTCTGGGGGACAAAGCAGGAATCCGGCTGCAATACGGCGGTGACTTTAAGATGTACAGCTCAAAAAACGGCGCCCTGCTGGAAACCAGTCCGAAATTCAACGCCGGTGACCATTTCCAAAATGAAATCGACGCCTTTCTGGAATGCATCCATACAGGCGAAAAGCTGCCATCACACATTGACACCGTTATCGTTACCGCAAAAATGATTCAGGCCATTTATGATTCATCAGAGCAGCAAAAGGAAATTATTTTCGACTAA
- a CDS encoding MurR/RpiR family transcriptional regulator — protein sequence MEVKQEAGKTLLHIRSHYNGLTKTEQKAAQYILEHAPEIIYQSVTELASKADVGETTVLRLCRKLKFQGFQDFKLSLAQDLVQPMDYLHTEVTEEDDPSALTNKIITAHIQTLEQTRELVNPEELGKAIDVLHHAKQIQFFGVGSSGLTAKQAAQSFLRIGKRGGASTDTHFQAVEAALLSDDSVAVGISISGSTKDTNENLLLAKKAGAKVIAITSNARSPITKIADIVLIMVARENPLSSSSLAAKISQLSIIDLLNVGVSLRMKDQALKFKELTAKATSDKLY from the coding sequence GTGGAAGTCAAACAGGAAGCAGGTAAAACCTTACTGCACATACGAAGTCACTACAATGGTCTTACTAAAACAGAGCAAAAAGCAGCCCAATATATACTGGAGCATGCACCAGAGATCATTTATCAGTCGGTGACCGAATTAGCAAGTAAAGCGGATGTAGGCGAGACAACGGTTCTTCGATTGTGCCGGAAGCTGAAGTTCCAAGGATTTCAAGATTTTAAGCTATCCTTGGCTCAGGATTTAGTTCAGCCTATGGATTATCTACATACGGAAGTTACCGAGGAGGACGACCCTTCCGCACTAACGAACAAAATTATTACAGCACATATTCAGACGTTGGAACAGACACGAGAGCTCGTAAATCCCGAAGAGCTTGGCAAGGCTATAGATGTTCTTCATCATGCGAAGCAGATTCAGTTTTTTGGTGTAGGCTCCTCTGGACTTACAGCAAAGCAGGCAGCACAAAGCTTTCTGCGTATAGGCAAACGGGGAGGCGCCAGTACTGATACTCACTTTCAGGCTGTCGAGGCAGCTCTGCTCTCAGATGATTCGGTCGCTGTAGGCATTTCGATATCCGGCAGCACGAAAGATACGAATGAGAACCTGCTGCTGGCTAAAAAGGCTGGAGCGAAGGTTATCGCGATTACAAGCAATGCCCGTTCTCCAATTACGAAAATAGCCGATATTGTACTCATTATGGTTGCACGTGAAAACCCGCTTTCAAGCAGCTCCCTCGCAGCTAAAATTTCGCAGCTCTCCATTATTGATCTGCTGAATGTCGGCGTATCGCTTCGAATGAAGGATCAAGCGTTGAAGTTCAAGGAGCTTACCGCGAAGGCGACTTCTGACAAGCTGTATTAA
- a CDS encoding LacI family DNA-binding transcriptional regulator translates to MKSTIYDVAKAAGVSIATVSKVVNKTGNISQKTREHVLSIMDELQYQPSVVASALTGKKTSTFGLLLSNIANPFFAEAARSLEDEARAAGYSIVMCSTDNEDERSVNYLSLLQRKQVDGMIIACHFSDWSLLQPYLATDMPVVLFSKDIPSLDVHTVTVDDYKGGYQAIEHLIHNGHQHIGIVAETGPSGDHRIQGGQQAMKEAGITYRSEWITNVHSSIRDGYTGARQMLEQSERPSAIFACNDMLAVGVLQAAQELGLQVPSDLSIIGFDDTLLSQIVQPRLTTISQPITDMAHHTIQLLLRHAGTPDMSKQKAIFQPKLIEGRSTQAITPTS, encoded by the coding sequence ATGAAATCAACAATTTACGATGTGGCCAAAGCGGCAGGTGTCTCTATCGCAACGGTATCCAAAGTTGTGAACAAAACTGGTAACATAAGTCAAAAGACACGCGAACATGTACTCAGCATTATGGATGAGCTGCAATATCAGCCTAGCGTCGTCGCTTCCGCACTGACAGGGAAGAAAACATCTACCTTTGGACTTCTCCTGTCAAATATTGCAAACCCATTCTTCGCAGAAGCAGCACGCTCCCTTGAAGATGAAGCACGAGCGGCGGGCTATAGCATCGTAATGTGCAGTACCGATAATGAGGACGAGCGGAGCGTGAATTATCTTTCTCTCTTGCAGCGCAAGCAGGTCGATGGCATGATCATTGCGTGTCACTTCTCGGACTGGTCACTGCTTCAACCATATTTGGCAACCGATATGCCTGTCGTACTCTTCTCAAAAGATATTCCTTCCTTAGACGTACATACCGTAACGGTAGATGATTATAAAGGTGGCTATCAGGCGATCGAGCATCTTATTCACAATGGGCATCAGCATATCGGTATCGTAGCCGAAACAGGTCCGAGTGGCGATCACCGGATTCAGGGTGGACAGCAAGCGATGAAAGAAGCCGGCATTACATACCGTTCGGAATGGATCACAAACGTTCATTCCTCCATTCGAGATGGCTACACCGGAGCGCGTCAAATGCTAGAGCAATCTGAACGGCCAAGTGCTATCTTTGCCTGCAACGACATGCTCGCTGTCGGTGTACTGCAAGCCGCGCAGGAGCTGGGACTGCAAGTTCCAAGTGACCTCTCTATCATCGGCTTTGATGATACGTTGCTGTCGCAGATCGTACAGCCACGGCTTACGACTATTTCGCAGCCCATTACAGATATGGCACATCACACGATCCAACTGTTACTGCGTCATGCAGGTACACCCGATATGTCTAAGCAAAAAGCTATTTTTCAGCCGAAGCTTATAGAGGGGCGTTCGACGCAAGCCATCACACCTACATCATAA
- the iolB gene encoding 5-deoxy-glucuronate isomerase, with product MSKLIVSPHTRDAEGNIVRVTPESAGWKYVGFEVYSLKSGETLQQNTNDQEVCLVLLSGKANVSTKEEQFGVIGQRMSVFERIPPYSVYVPNDDQYTVIADTDLELAVCAAPGRGTYPARLIRPEDVGVETRGSGSMERHIQNILPEQNAADSLLVVEVYTPGGHWSSYPPHKHDQDNLPHESYLEETYYHEVNPGQGFIMQRVYNDDRSLNETLVVPNRNVVLVPEGYHPVSAPPGYDSYYLNVMAGPTRTWKFHNDPDHEWLFPR from the coding sequence ATGTCTAAGCTTATCGTCTCTCCGCATACACGCGATGCGGAAGGAAATATTGTTCGCGTCACACCTGAGAGTGCGGGCTGGAAATATGTTGGATTCGAGGTATACTCCTTGAAGTCCGGCGAGACTCTGCAGCAAAATACGAACGATCAGGAAGTTTGCCTAGTACTCTTGAGTGGAAAAGCAAATGTGAGCACAAAAGAAGAACAATTCGGAGTTATTGGACAACGTATGAGTGTGTTCGAACGCATTCCTCCGTATTCTGTCTACGTCCCTAACGACGATCAGTACACAGTCATAGCAGATACTGATCTTGAACTTGCAGTATGCGCGGCACCAGGGCGCGGCACATACCCAGCCCGTCTTATCCGACCAGAAGATGTCGGTGTCGAGACACGTGGTTCGGGGAGCATGGAACGTCACATTCAAAACATTTTACCTGAGCAAAATGCTGCTGATAGCCTGCTCGTCGTGGAAGTATATACACCGGGTGGACATTGGTCCAGTTACCCACCGCATAAACATGACCAAGATAATTTACCGCATGAATCCTACTTGGAGGAAACGTATTACCATGAAGTAAATCCAGGCCAAGGGTTCATTATGCAGCGGGTATACAATGATGATCGCTCGCTCAACGAGACGCTTGTCGTGCCTAACCGTAATGTCGTGCTGGTGCCGGAAGGATATCACCCTGTATCTGCGCCTCCAGGGTATGATTCGTATTATTTGAATGTAATGGCAGGCCCGACTCGGACGTGGAAGTTCCATAACGATCCTGATCATGAGTGGTTATTTCCTCGATAA
- the iolG gene encoding inositol 2-dehydrogenase, producing MFQVGIIGAGRIGKLHAEHIQRTSMARVRAVSDVNMQGLDTWASSLHIPVVTDNYQDLLNDPDIDAIFICSPTSTHATIIQEAARAGKHIFCEKPVSFSVETTELALQAVYEANVMLQVGFNRRFDHNFKKVRDTVQGGVIGEPHLLRITSRDPEPPPAEYVAKSGGLFMDMMIHDFDMARYVVQSEVVEVYAQGANLIDPKIGELNDVDTAVVMLTFANGAIGIIENSRKAVYGYDQRIEAFGSKGCISTENDRPSTAVISTSDGVMMDKPLYFFLERYTQAYVQEIEDFFRSIQGEFPIVCDGNDGLQAERLAQAAKESLLTGRPVKLNHVTVLDRKSL from the coding sequence ATGTTTCAAGTAGGTATAATTGGCGCCGGACGAATCGGCAAACTTCACGCTGAACATATTCAACGCACATCGATGGCACGCGTCCGTGCCGTATCTGACGTCAATATGCAAGGTTTGGATACTTGGGCATCCAGCCTTCATATTCCGGTAGTAACTGACAACTATCAAGACTTGTTAAATGACCCTGATATTGATGCAATATTCATCTGCTCGCCAACGAGTACACATGCGACGATCATTCAAGAAGCAGCACGTGCCGGCAAGCATATATTTTGCGAAAAGCCTGTGAGCTTCTCGGTAGAAACTACAGAACTGGCACTGCAAGCTGTGTACGAAGCGAATGTGATGCTGCAAGTCGGATTCAATCGCCGCTTCGACCATAACTTCAAGAAAGTTCGCGATACCGTACAAGGCGGTGTCATTGGCGAACCGCATCTTTTACGAATTACATCGCGTGATCCTGAGCCGCCTCCAGCTGAGTATGTAGCGAAATCCGGCGGTCTGTTCATGGATATGATGATTCATGACTTCGATATGGCTCGGTATGTCGTGCAGAGTGAGGTTGTGGAGGTATATGCACAAGGCGCAAATTTGATCGATCCGAAAATTGGCGAGCTGAACGATGTTGATACAGCTGTCGTTATGCTTACCTTTGCGAACGGCGCGATCGGAATTATCGAAAACAGCCGTAAAGCTGTTTACGGCTACGATCAGCGTATCGAGGCATTCGGCTCCAAGGGCTGTATTTCTACGGAAAATGATCGCCCTTCAACCGCAGTCATTTCGACAAGTGACGGGGTTATGATGGATAAGCCGCTTTATTTCTTCCTGGAGCGCTATACACAGGCGTATGTGCAGGAGATTGAAGACTTTTTCCGTTCAATTCAAGGAGAGTTCCCTATCGTATGCGATGGCAATGACGGTTTGCAGGCGGAACGACTCGCGCAAGCAGCCAAGGAATCCCTTCTTACGGGTCGTCCGGTCAAGCTTAATCATGTGACTGTGTTAGATCGAAAAAGTTTATAA
- the iolC gene encoding 5-dehydro-2-deoxygluconokinase, protein MNTIQFPAERQLDFISLGRLCIDLNANEINRPMEQTRTFTKYVGGSPANIAIGVARLGLKSGFIGKIADDQMGRFIKQYLEEQGIDATQLTVDHTGAVTGLAFTEIKSPEDCSILMYRDNVADLLLRPEEVSEDYIKKAKALLISGTALAASPSREAVFVALSYARKHGVFVFFDLDYRPYTWKDTSETAVYYKLAAQYCDFIIGTREEFDMMESFDGQQADDKLTAQTWFDHYAQVVIIKHGGAGSIAYTKEGQSFKGGIFKTKVLKTFGAGDSYASAMIYALMQGYDVATAMDYGSASAAIVISSHSCSEAMPTAEELRTFMETTERIQL, encoded by the coding sequence ATGAATACGATTCAATTTCCAGCGGAGCGACAGCTCGACTTTATCTCGCTGGGCCGACTGTGTATCGATTTAAATGCAAATGAAATCAACCGTCCGATGGAACAGACACGGACATTCACGAAATATGTAGGAGGATCTCCGGCTAATATCGCCATTGGTGTAGCACGACTCGGGCTGAAGAGCGGGTTCATAGGCAAAATTGCGGATGATCAAATGGGAAGATTTATCAAGCAGTATTTAGAGGAGCAGGGCATCGATGCGACTCAGTTAACCGTTGATCATACAGGAGCGGTGACAGGGTTGGCGTTCACAGAGATTAAAAGTCCCGAAGATTGCAGCATTTTGATGTACCGTGACAATGTCGCAGACCTGTTGCTGCGTCCTGAGGAAGTTTCCGAAGATTACATCAAGAAGGCGAAGGCACTGCTAATTTCCGGGACTGCACTAGCTGCAAGCCCGTCTCGGGAAGCGGTATTTGTCGCTCTATCCTACGCCCGCAAGCACGGTGTGTTCGTGTTCTTCGACTTGGACTACCGACCATACACGTGGAAGGATACATCAGAAACAGCGGTTTATTATAAGCTGGCGGCGCAGTACTGCGACTTCATCATCGGAACACGTGAGGAGTTCGACATGATGGAATCGTTCGATGGCCAGCAGGCAGATGACAAACTAACTGCTCAGACTTGGTTCGACCATTATGCGCAGGTTGTTATTATCAAACATGGCGGTGCGGGATCGATTGCTTATACGAAGGAAGGGCAGTCTTTCAAGGGCGGTATTTTCAAAACGAAAGTACTTAAGACGTTCGGAGCAGGTGACTCCTACGCTTCAGCTATGATCTATGCATTGATGCAAGGGTATGACGTGGCAACGGCGATGGATTATGGCAGTGCTTCTGCTGCAATTGTTATTTCGAGCCACAGCTGCTCAGAAGCGATGCCAACAGCAGAAGAGCTGCGGACCTTCATGGAGACAACAGAGCGTATTCAACTATAA
- a CDS encoding CoA-acylating methylmalonate-semialdehyde dehydrogenase produces the protein MTAEMTVRNFIGGEWKSSSSTHSEPVYNPATGEVIAHVPLSTTEEVNEAVQAAAEAFKTWSRTPVPRRSRILFRYQQLLVEHWDELAKLITQENGKNFKEAYGEVQRGIECVEFAAGAPTLMMGKQLPDIATNIESGMYRYPIGVVGGITPFNFPMMVPSWMFPLAIACGNTFVLKPSERTPLLAIRLVELFIEAGLPKGVLNIVHGAHDVVNGLLDHKLVKAISFVGSQPVGEYVYKRGTANLKRVQALTGAKNHSIVMEDADLDVTTNQIVNAAFGSAGERCMACSVVLVHEAVADELVSRLVKASDEMNIGNGLEEDVFLGPVIREAHKERTLSYIEAGVEEGARLVRDGRNDAQASNEGYFVGPTIFDEVTQEMKIWKDEIFAPVLSVVRVKSLDEAIAWANESRFANGACLFTGSGAYMRQFRENIDAGMLGVNVGVPAPMAFFPFSGWKDSFYGDLHANGTDGVEFYTRKKMVTTRW, from the coding sequence ATGACAGCAGAAATGACCGTTCGCAACTTTATCGGAGGAGAATGGAAATCCTCTTCATCCACTCATAGTGAACCTGTGTACAACCCAGCAACAGGAGAAGTGATTGCACATGTGCCGCTCTCCACAACAGAAGAAGTAAATGAAGCAGTGCAAGCTGCAGCCGAGGCGTTCAAGACATGGTCCCGCACACCTGTTCCGCGCCGCTCGCGCATTCTGTTCCGTTATCAGCAGCTGTTGGTAGAGCATTGGGACGAGTTGGCGAAGCTGATTACGCAGGAGAACGGCAAAAACTTCAAGGAAGCATATGGCGAAGTTCAGCGCGGGATTGAGTGTGTTGAGTTCGCAGCAGGTGCGCCTACATTAATGATGGGAAAGCAGCTTCCAGATATCGCAACGAACATCGAATCGGGTATGTATCGCTATCCGATCGGTGTTGTCGGTGGTATTACTCCATTCAACTTCCCGATGATGGTACCTTCTTGGATGTTTCCGCTTGCGATTGCTTGTGGCAACACGTTCGTGCTGAAGCCATCTGAACGCACACCGCTATTGGCGATTCGTCTCGTTGAGTTGTTCATAGAAGCAGGCTTACCTAAAGGTGTCTTGAATATTGTGCATGGTGCGCACGATGTAGTGAACGGGCTCTTGGATCATAAACTTGTAAAAGCAATTTCCTTCGTTGGCTCGCAGCCAGTAGGGGAGTATGTGTACAAGCGTGGTACGGCGAACTTGAAGCGCGTCCAAGCTTTGACTGGGGCGAAAAATCACTCCATCGTTATGGAAGATGCGGATCTGGATGTGACAACGAACCAAATCGTTAATGCGGCATTCGGCTCTGCTGGCGAACGTTGTATGGCTTGCTCCGTTGTACTCGTACACGAAGCGGTGGCAGATGAACTCGTATCCCGACTTGTAAAAGCTTCTGATGAGATGAACATTGGTAACGGGTTAGAAGAAGACGTATTTTTAGGTCCGGTTATTCGTGAAGCACACAAGGAACGCACTCTCAGCTATATTGAGGCTGGTGTTGAAGAAGGAGCACGTCTCGTGCGCGACGGTCGTAATGATGCTCAGGCGTCTAATGAAGGCTACTTCGTAGGCCCGACGATCTTTGATGAAGTGACGCAGGAGATGAAGATATGGAAGGATGAAATATTCGCTCCAGTGCTGTCCGTCGTACGAGTAAAGAGTCTTGATGAAGCGATTGCGTGGGCGAATGAGTCCCGATTTGCGAACGGTGCTTGTCTCTTCACAGGTAGCGGTGCTTATATGCGCCAGTTCCGTGAAAATATCGATGCAGGTATGCTTGGCGTAAACGTCGGCGTTCCGGCTCCAATGGCCTTCTTCCCGTTCTCAGGATGGAAAGATTCGTTCTACGGCGACTTGCATGCAAACGGCACGGACGGAGTGGAGTTCTATACACGCAAGAAGATGGTAACGACTCGGTGGTAA